ATTCCTCCACCTGGCCCCCCTTCACTTTTCAATAAATTGATGAATGCACAGTGATAGACGAACCCCATTATTCGCACACTTCTTTACGGTCTTTATGCTATATTATGGGAGGCTTTAAAATAAATATCCGCTCTCCGCGCCTAAATCTTTCCTTCTAACGGAATCCCTTCGTAACCGTTTTGGCGATCCAAGGAGGACAAAAGAAATATGAATCATTTACAAAACTTATTTTCATCCATCATGATTAAGACCCTGGAGCTCCCGAATCGAGCTGTGATGCCACCCATGGGAACCAACCTGGGCAATGCCGATGGTACGGTCAGCGAGGCTAACCTGGCCTATTTAAAACGGAGGGCCAGGGGAAGGCCAGGACTGATTATCACCGAAATCTCGGCCGTCCACCCCAGCGGCGTGGCCATCAATAGCGAACTGGGCGCGTATGACGACCGCTTCATCCCGGGTTTGAAAAAACTTGCGGACGTAGCGCATGCGGCAGGCTGTAAAGTCGCTTTGCAATTACACCATGCCGGAAGAGAAAGTCTTTATCTTCTCAAAGAAGGAAAAGCTATTGCTCCGTCTCCGATCCGAAGCCTGGTCTTCGGCCTCACCCCGCGGGAAATTACCCGGGGCGAAATCCAAGAGATTATCGCCGCCTTTGGCGCCGCCGCATTCCGGGCCCGGCAGGCCGGATTTGATGCCGTGGAGGTGCATGGCGCGCACGGGTATCTGCTAACTCAGTTCCTATCATCCCTTTGCAACCAGCGCGAGGACGAATATGGCGGCAATCTGAGCAACCGCAGTCGGTTTATGGTAGAAGTTTTGCAGGAAGTGCGCAGGCGCTGGGGCAGTGATTTTCCCATATCCTTGCGTATATCTACAGAGGAATGCATCAAAGGGGGATACAGCGTTGAGGATATGCAGGCGATCCTGCCGAATTTGGTGAAAGCCGGAGCCGACCTGATTCATGCTTCTCTTGGAACGCACGGCAGCCCGGGTGGAATTACCAGTGCGCCGGCAGAATATGAACCCGGTTTTAATGTCTGGCGGGCAAAGAAGGTAAAGGAGGTTGTGGATGTACCGGTGATTGCCGTGGGGCGTTTCTCGGATTTAACCCTGGCCGATGAGGTGATCGGTCGCGGAGAGGCCGACCTCATTGCCTTTGGAAGGCAATTCTTGGCTGACCCTGATTTTTTAGTCAAAACGCGAGAAGGTCGGCCCCAAGAAATCCGCAAATGTATTGCCTGCAATCAGGGCTGCATAGAACGGTTGATTCTGGGAGAGGGAAAGATTCGCTGCGCCATCAATCCCGAAACCGGTCAGGAAACCATTTACCCGCAAGGCCCGGCTGCAGTGCCCCGAAAAGTTTGGGTCGTGGGAGCAGGCCCCGCCGGATTGACTGCCGCTTATGAGGCGGCCAGGCTCGGGCACCAGGTCACCCTTTTTGAAAAAGAAAGGAATCTGGGCGGCCAGTTGCTTTTTGCCTGCGTCCCACCTTTTAAAAGTATCTACGGAGAATGGATCTTCTGGCTTGCTTCCCAAGTTAAAAAGATCGGTGCCACCATTCTCACGGGAACTCAGGTTACCGACCGAATGATTGAAGAGGGCAATCCGGATGTCGTTATTTTAGCCATGGGAGGAGAAAAAATCATACCTGCGATTGAAGGGATTGACCTCCTCCTGGTAGGCGATGCCTGGCAAATTCTCTCGGGAGAGGTCGCGCCCAAATCACACGCCGTCGTGGTCGGAGGGGGACTGATCGGCATGGAGACAGCGGACTTTTTAAGCCAAAAGGGTACCCAGGTAACCCTGGTGGAGACTTTGAAACGCTCGCCCGTCCTTAAGATCACCTCCCACGGCTACATGCTGCACACCCGTCTGCGGGATAAAAATTGTAAACTTCTTTTTAACACGGTTGTGAAAAGGATCGCCGAGGGCTCCGTGACCATCCTGAGCGGCGGAGAAGAACAAACTCTGTCTCCGGTGGACCAGGTGATCATAGCCGTTGGCTTGAAACCTCGTGATGATTGGCAGCAGATCTTGCCGGCCAGAGGAATTCGCCACTGGGTAATCGGTGACGCCTGCCAACCCAGGCGGATCATAGAGGCAACGGAAGAAGGAGCCAAGGCAGCCTGGAGTCTTTGAAAAGGGGATTTTATGAT
This Deltaproteobacteria bacterium DNA region includes the following protein-coding sequences:
- a CDS encoding FAD-dependent oxidoreductase, whose translation is MNHLQNLFSSIMIKTLELPNRAVMPPMGTNLGNADGTVSEANLAYLKRRARGRPGLIITEISAVHPSGVAINSELGAYDDRFIPGLKKLADVAHAAGCKVALQLHHAGRESLYLLKEGKAIAPSPIRSLVFGLTPREITRGEIQEIIAAFGAAAFRARQAGFDAVEVHGAHGYLLTQFLSSLCNQREDEYGGNLSNRSRFMVEVLQEVRRRWGSDFPISLRISTEECIKGGYSVEDMQAILPNLVKAGADLIHASLGTHGSPGGITSAPAEYEPGFNVWRAKKVKEVVDVPVIAVGRFSDLTLADEVIGRGEADLIAFGRQFLADPDFLVKTREGRPQEIRKCIACNQGCIERLILGEGKIRCAINPETGQETIYPQGPAAVPRKVWVVGAGPAGLTAAYEAARLGHQVTLFEKERNLGGQLLFACVPPFKSIYGEWIFWLASQVKKIGATILTGTQVTDRMIEEGNPDVVILAMGGEKIIPAIEGIDLLLVGDAWQILSGEVAPKSHAVVVGGGLIGMETADFLSQKGTQVTLVETLKRSPVLKITSHGYMLHTRLRDKNCKLLFNTVVKRIAEGSVTILSGGEEQTLSPVDQVIIAVGLKPRDDWQQILPARGIRHWVIGDACQPRRIIEATEEGAKAAWSL